The genomic segment CCCATGTTCGGTCTTGACCATCCTGGCCAGGTTGATGGACCCGAGATTGCAGGCCTCGTAGGGGAGAAGGGGCTGCTCACCGCATGGGTTAGTGCACTCGATCTCTCCGAGCTGGGGCGTGGGGTTGTCCCGGTTCAGCCGGTCCAGAAAGACGATCCCCGGATCTCCGCTCTGCCAGGCCAGATTGACGATCTCGTCGAAGATCTTTTTTGCGCTCAGGGTTCCTGTGATCTCTCTGGTGCAGGGGTCGATGAGCTCACAGTCCGACCCGGATTGAACCGCCTTCATGAATGCTTCGGTGATTCCCACAGAGAGGTTGAAATTATTGAGACTCCCATCGTGCTTCTTGGCATGGATGAATTCGAGGATGTCCGGATGGTCCACGCGGAGGATCCCCATGTTGGCCCCGCGGCGGGTCCCTCCCTGTTTGACCTGCTCCGTGGCCGTATTGAAGATCCGCATGAACGAAACGGGCCCTGAGGCGACGCCCCCTGTGGTACCGACCTTGGAGTTCTTCCGCCTTATATTGGAAAACGAAAACCCGGTCCCCCCGCCGGACTTATGAATCAGGGCCGCATGTTTCAGGGAATCAAAGATTCCTTCCATGGAATCATCCACAGGAAGGACAAAACATGCGGAAAGCTGCTGCAGTTCACGGCCTGCATTCATCAGGGTCGGGGAGTTGGGAAGGAACTCCAGTTCGGTCATCAACCGGTAGAAGAGTCTTGCCTTTTCCGGCACGTTGGCCTTCTTGTCATAGATCTTCTCGGGCTCCGCGATGTTCTTGGCCACACGGAGGAACATGTCACGTGGTTCCTCGATCGGTTTCCCCTGATCGTCTTTTTTCAGGTACCTCCGCTCAAGGACCTTGATGGCGTTCGGATAGAGAGTCAGCTTCTCCTCCTTGGCTTTGGGCACGGGGAAGACCAATGGAGGCATGCGTTTGATTCCGTATTTCAGCAGTTTGGCCTCGATCAGTTTCTGCATGACCGCATGCGGAACGGACTTTCCGTTCATCCGGCAGAATTCCTGCTCGATATCCCGGCTGATCATGGCCGCCATCTCCTCGTTGCCATGATTTTCAAGTAGAAGGGCCTGCATGAAGTGGTCGCGGTTCCAGGATAAGACAGGAATCAGATCCAATCCGTCCTGGTTTTGAACTTCTCCGCCCATCCCCATGGCTTCTTTCATAACCATTTCCACCCCCTCAATGACTTCTTATTTATTCCACAGGATCGCCTCAAAATGCACACAGGATATTCACAGCATCTTCACAGAAATCGCATCATGTTGTATATGGCTGACCAATATACTACAATACTTAGTGATGTCAAGAAAAAAGTGGGGTGTGAAAACAGAAAAAATTGGGGCCGGTGAAAGGTCGCCGGTCATGGGTCAGTCAATGGCGGGAGGGGGCGGGAATCGAACCCACCAGGCGGGGTATTAAGCCGCCCCACCGGATTTGAAGTCCGGGCCGGACACCAGCACCGAATCCCCTCCCGTAAAATCAAACTCTAAACTCTAATATCTAAACTCTAAACAAAATCAAAATTCCAAACACAAATGTTCCAAACCATTCTGAACTTTTTGCCTTCTCTACTTTGTTTTTTCCAGGATGGCTCCAAAAATCTTCATAAGCTCGGTGGCTTCCTGAATTAGATAGTGATTTGTTTTCTCAGTTTCTTTATTACAATCGACAAGTTTTAACCAATAACGAGTCTCTTTTGCTTCCTTTCGGCAGATCTTCACCCTCATTATAAAATCTTTTTTACTTAATGACTCATTAGCCTCAATATAATTCGCTCCCACCGACCCTGCCGATCTCACCAATTGTTTTATGACTTCATTATTGGTCAACGTCTTCGGCAATTCATTTACGAACTCAATAGTTCGCCTTGCATAATTCAGAGTCCGTTCCTCTAGATCATATCGTTTTGAATTTTGATTTTCTGTCATTCGATATTGTTTAGAGTTTAGAATTTCGTATTTAGGATTTGAACCCATATCAGTGAGAATATATATTTTCTCAATCATGGGGAATCACCTATGGCTTCTCAGAGACTCCTTATAATACCCGTATTCTTCTTCGAAGTTCGGAGTAAAGACCCCGGTCCCGATGCTCTTTTCGATCTCCTTCATGTTCCAGAACCGGACCTCGGTGATCTCGACGGGATCAAATGCAATCTTTCCGCAGTACCGGCAGAGGTAGGTCCGCACATTCTCGGATTCGACCGGGTTTCTAAGCGGATAGGCGTAAAGAAACGAGAGGTCACGGCCCTCGATCCCCAGTTCCTCTTTCATCTCGCGGCAGACCGCAGTCTCGTAGTCCTCGCCGATATTCAGATGGCCGCCCACGGACGTGTCCCATTTACCGGGCTGGATATCCTTGGCCGGCGAGCGTTTCTGCAGCAGGATCCGTCCTTGTTCGTCGACCAGCAGGACATGGACAACCCGGTGCACGAGGGAGGGGTTCCCATGGCATTCGGACCGGAGGGCCTTGCCGACCACATGGTCCTTCTCATCGACAATTTCTAAATATTCTTCCATCTTACCGCTTCAAGACTTTCAGGAGGCTTTCCAATGTGCGCACGTGGCCCTTTTCAAACTCGACCAGATCTGAGAAGGCCTTCCGTGTTTCCGGATCTTGGGTCATCCGGACCATCTCGGAATAAAAGGCTACGGCGTCCTTTTCAAAATTTGAGGCGAGTTTCACGGCCTGGATCTCGTCATTGAGGTTGAGCGCCGCCTTCTCCGCATCCGGGCCCTCGGGGAAGATTCCTCCCTCCATATAACCCTCGAAATAGCGCTGCACAATCTCTTCAACGGCCGGGTCCGGATACCCCTCGGAATTCGGGTCCGTGATCATGGATTCGATGTCCGAGACATGCTTCTGCTCTTCCTCGGCCAT from the Nitrospirae bacterium CG2_30_53_67 genome contains:
- a CDS encoding NUDIX hydrolase; translation: MEEYLEIVDEKDHVVGKALRSECHGNPSLVHRVVHVLLVDEQGRILLQKRSPAKDIQPGKWDTSVGGHLNIGEDYETAVCREMKEELGIEGRDLSFLYAYPLRNPVESENVRTYLCRYCGKIAFDPVEITEVRFWNMKEIEKSIGTGVFTPNFEEEYGYYKESLRSHR
- a CDS encoding four helix bundle protein; translated protein: MTENQNSKRYDLEERTLNYARRTIEFVNELPKTLTNNEVIKQLVRSAGSVGANYIEANESLSKKDFIMRVKICRKEAKETRYWLKLVDCNKETEKTNHYLIQEATELMKIFGAILEKTK